A part of Thermococcus sp. SY098 genomic DNA contains:
- a CDS encoding RNA ligase: protein MVSSHFKHILLKLGLDEERIEILEMKGGIVEDEFEGLRYLRFKDSAKGLRRGTVVFNESDIILGFPHIKRVVHLRNGVKRIFKTKPFYVEEKVDGYNVRVAKVGEKILALTRGGFVCPFTTERIGDFINEQFFKDHPNLILCGEMAGPESPYLVEGPPYVGEDIQFFLFDIQEKRTGRSIPVEERIKLAEEYGIQSVEVFGLYSYEQIDELYELIERLSKEGREGIVMKSPDMKKIVKYVTPYANVNDIKIGSRIFFDLPHGYFMQRIKRLAFYIAEKRIRGEDFDEYAKALGKALLQPFVESIWDVAAGEMIAEIFTVRVKKIETAYKMVSHFERMGLNIHIDDIEELGNGYWRITFKRVYDDATKEIRELWNGHAFVD, encoded by the coding sequence ATGGTAAGCTCACACTTCAAACATATTCTCCTCAAGCTTGGGCTTGACGAAGAGAGGATAGAGATCTTAGAAATGAAAGGTGGCATAGTTGAGGATGAATTTGAGGGTTTACGCTATCTTAGGTTTAAAGACTCAGCGAAAGGCTTAAGAAGGGGAACTGTTGTTTTTAATGAATCTGACATTATTCTTGGGTTTCCTCACATAAAGAGAGTTGTCCATCTAAGAAATGGTGTAAAGCGAATTTTCAAAACCAAGCCCTTCTATGTGGAGGAGAAAGTTGATGGGTATAACGTTAGAGTTGCTAAGGTTGGAGAGAAAATTTTGGCTCTAACAAGAGGCGGTTTTGTTTGTCCGTTTACCACTGAAAGGATTGGGGACTTCATAAACGAGCAGTTCTTCAAAGATCACCCTAATTTAATTCTCTGCGGTGAGATGGCAGGTCCAGAGAGTCCATATTTGGTCGAAGGTCCGCCATATGTCGGGGAGGATATTCAGTTTTTCCTCTTCGATATTCAAGAAAAGAGAACTGGGAGGAGCATACCAGTTGAGGAAAGGATAAAGCTGGCTGAGGAATACGGTATTCAGAGCGTTGAAGTCTTTGGTCTTTACAGCTATGAACAGATTGATGAGCTTTATGAGCTGATTGAGAGGCTCAGCAAAGAGGGGCGAGAAGGAATAGTCATGAAAAGTCCGGATATGAAGAAAATCGTGAAGTATGTGACGCCCTATGCAAATGTTAACGACATAAAGATTGGCTCAAGGATTTTCTTTGATTTGCCTCACGGCTACTTCATGCAACGCATAAAGAGGTTGGCATTTTATATCGCAGAGAAGCGCATAAGGGGCGAAGACTTTGATGAGTATGCAAAAGCTCTTGGAAAAGCTTTGCTCCAGCCCTTTGTGGAGTCAATATGGGACGTTGCGGCTGGTGAGATGATTGCTGAGATCTTCACGGTTAGGGTAAAGAAAATTGAGACTGCTTATAAGATGGTATCCCATTTCGAAAGGATGGGGCTTAACATCCATATTGATGACATTGAGGAACTTGGCAACGGTTACTGGAGGATTACATTCAAGAGAGTTTATGACGACGCAACTAAAGAAATCAGAGAGCTTTGGAACGGGCATGCTTTTGTTGATTGA
- a CDS encoding tetratricopeptide repeat protein, translating to MREIEKLIKERKIKDAIEVALKMENTILKLEVLAYILRSVDSRDHREFIFSQMFEVAESLDRPQDKAVAHAILAYSAYVMGKEKVDEHLFQKAVDIAKSLPHPSWKADALADIAYYMAKADLFEESFKTFLLAYNTIRGSKEPYSITVSVLSNIAKRLVRAGDDIPNKISIQFYSLAKEIYQSIRFMTQAKLVNEKIEFVQNVLKRKNLAIAEFLGKGDIEKAIASIRYLDPKERVLGLLEISYWLILHDKPELARKILTDAFNMMLTGKFKPNDMELVRVAQKFMKIGLLEDALILAGIIEDGLKASEVLGDIALTYARFGKKEKALSIAEGIQNETVKSRVLKALKGEGDVEHE from the coding sequence ATGAGGGAAATTGAAAAGCTCATTAAGGAAAGGAAAATAAAAGATGCCATAGAAGTTGCCCTCAAAATGGAGAACACAATTTTAAAGCTTGAAGTTCTGGCGTATATTCTGCGGTCTGTTGATAGTAGAGATCATCGGGAGTTCATTTTTTCTCAGATGTTTGAGGTTGCTGAATCTTTAGATCGCCCTCAGGACAAAGCTGTTGCTCATGCAATACTGGCGTATTCAGCATATGTTATGGGAAAAGAGAAAGTTGATGAGCATCTTTTTCAGAAGGCTGTTGATATTGCAAAATCTTTGCCCCATCCATCTTGGAAAGCAGATGCCTTGGCTGACATTGCATATTATATGGCAAAAGCTGATTTGTTTGAAGAGAGCTTCAAAACTTTCCTTTTAGCTTACAATACAATACGCGGTTCAAAGGAGCCCTATTCAATTACAGTCTCGGTTCTTTCAAATATTGCAAAGAGGTTAGTTAGGGCTGGAGATGATATTCCAAACAAAATCTCAATTCAATTTTACAGCCTTGCAAAAGAGATTTATCAGTCCATTCGCTTCATGACCCAAGCAAAACTGGTTAATGAAAAGATAGAATTTGTCCAAAACGTTCTTAAGCGGAAGAACTTAGCCATTGCTGAATTTCTTGGAAAAGGTGACATTGAAAAAGCAATTGCCTCAATAAGGTACCTTGATCCAAAAGAACGAGTGCTGGGACTCTTAGAGATCTCTTATTGGTTGATTCTTCATGATAAACCAGAGCTGGCAAGAAAAATCTTGACCGATGCTTTCAACATGATGCTGACAGGCAAGTTCAAGCCCAATGACATGGAGTTGGTGAGAGTTGCCCAAAAGTTCATGAAAATAGGACTTCTTGAAGATGCGTTGATATTGGCAGGGATAATTGAAGATGGACTCAAAGCCTCAGAAGTTCTGGGTGATATAGCCTTAACATATGCTCGCTTTGGAAAAAAGGAGAAAGCTCTTTCAATAGCTGAGGGCATTCAAAACGAAACTGTTAAGAGTAGGGTTCTAAAAGCTCTGAAAGGTGAGGGGGATGTGGAACACGAGTAA
- a CDS encoding bifunctional oligoribonuclease/PAP phosphatase NrnA, which produces MRGKIKLKRFLEEAKEKEYSFLLLCHHNADPDSLGSAIAFSRYLNSMGLNNRIGVAQSVSSYAKRLLSFAKVEKDPEVKEDVVIIFDTSSIEQLEPVEIPKDKFVIVIDHHIEKENPIKAHIRIVDSSRASTAEIVWELLKYFNFYDEIAAKAILAGIATDTANFRYANAKTFKTVSEILERFPIQMGEIYNLTAPVSDENIDQAKRMAILKACQRMEIKKFRKYIIVTSKVSAYESLACKVFLQLGADVAIVGSEKKGVRISARAKEHLVKKGLHLGKIMEKVGSIIEGSGGGHAGAAGANGKRDLDEAIKFLVKEIEKFLRGI; this is translated from the coding sequence TTGCGGGGCAAAATAAAACTTAAGCGATTTTTGGAGGAGGCAAAAGAAAAGGAATATTCTTTTCTGCTCTTATGTCACCACAATGCTGATCCAGATTCATTGGGTAGTGCAATTGCTTTTTCTCGATATCTCAACAGTATGGGTTTAAACAATCGAATTGGCGTTGCTCAAAGCGTCTCTTCTTATGCGAAGCGTTTGTTATCCTTTGCAAAAGTAGAAAAAGACCCTGAAGTTAAAGAAGATGTGGTTATCATATTCGATACTTCATCAATTGAACAGCTTGAACCAGTCGAAATTCCAAAAGATAAGTTTGTAATTGTAATTGACCATCACATCGAGAAAGAAAATCCAATAAAAGCCCACATAAGAATTGTTGATTCTTCGAGAGCATCAACAGCTGAAATAGTGTGGGAACTCTTAAAGTACTTCAACTTTTATGACGAAATTGCAGCAAAAGCAATACTTGCGGGAATAGCAACAGACACGGCTAATTTCAGATACGCAAATGCAAAGACATTTAAAACTGTAAGCGAGATTCTTGAGAGATTTCCAATCCAGATGGGGGAAATCTACAACTTAACAGCCCCAGTAAGTGACGAGAACATCGACCAAGCGAAAAGAATGGCTATTTTAAAGGCATGTCAGAGGATGGAGATTAAAAAATTCAGAAAATACATAATAGTGACATCCAAAGTCTCTGCTTATGAATCTTTAGCATGTAAAGTCTTTCTCCAGCTTGGAGCGGACGTTGCAATAGTGGGGAGTGAAAAGAAGGGTGTTAGGATTTCTGCAAGAGCAAAGGAGCATTTAGTAAAGAAGGGGCTTCACTTAGGCAAAATAATGGAAAAAGTTGGTTCAATCATTGAAGGCTCAGGAGGAGGTCATGCCGGAGCTGCTGGGGCAAATGGTAAGAGAGATCTTGATGAAGCCATTAAGTTTTTAGTGAAAGAGATTGAAAAATTCTTGAGGGGGATTTAA
- a CDS encoding DUF1850 domain-containing protein produces MKKFFLFFLLLIAVVMLVPVSVIGIEFENTACYYFLGSNSTLEISYTHSVSLTKVVDVYRVSKRGIFAVEERWQEFLAGQPVDFNYRAGSFYVKKMNKFLGKKWEYWFIPINNATIKINDKIVFVQPKEDGIMKIEIRRVPILLIISRRC; encoded by the coding sequence TTGAAGAAATTTTTTCTTTTTTTCTTGCTTTTAATTGCAGTTGTAATGCTTGTCCCGGTTTCCGTAATTGGAATAGAATTTGAGAATACCGCATGTTATTATTTCCTTGGCTCAAATTCCACACTCGAAATTAGTTATACTCACAGCGTATCGCTAACCAAAGTCGTGGATGTGTATCGTGTTTCAAAGCGAGGTATTTTTGCCGTGGAGGAACGATGGCAGGAGTTTCTTGCAGGACAACCAGTGGACTTCAACTATCGAGCTGGGAGTTTCTATGTAAAGAAGATGAACAAATTTCTTGGAAAGAAATGGGAGTATTGGTTCATCCCCATTAACAATGCTACCATCAAAATCAATGATAAAATTGTTTTTGTCCAGCCAAAAGAGGACGGCATCATGAAAATTGAGATTAGAAGGGTTCCAATATTGTTGATAATAAGTAGGAGGTGTTGA
- a CDS encoding prefoldin subunit beta, which translates to MQNIPPQVQALLGQLESYQQQLQLVIQQKQKVQVDLNDAKKALEEIEKVEENTPIYKTVGTLIVKTSKDKAVEELKEKIETLEVRLNALNRQEQKLNEKIKELTQKIQSMLRPTAG; encoded by the coding sequence ATGCAGAACATTCCACCACAGGTTCAGGCTTTATTGGGGCAGCTTGAGAGCTATCAACAGCAATTACAACTTGTTATCCAGCAGAAACAGAAAGTTCAGGTTGATTTGAATGACGCTAAGAAAGCTCTTGAGGAAATCGAAAAAGTTGAAGAGAATACTCCGATCTACAAGACTGTTGGGACCCTAATAGTGAAAACCAGCAAGGATAAAGCCGTTGAAGAACTTAAGGAGAAGATCGAGACCCTTGAAGTTAGACTGAATGCCCTCAACAGACAGGAGCAGAAGCTCAACGAAAAAATCAAGGAGCTGACTCAAAAAATACAGTCAATGCTTAGGCCAACAGCTGGCTGA
- a CDS encoding TRAP transporter fused permease subunit: MGENLEKIEKKIALEKTRTLPPKLENVVKAAAILIGIFEILFIFNFTFTVYSLFDRLGIRIEILKLDFQDQQVMAFVLGMIFVIAFLRYPIIKKDKYLKKVQLIDYILILLGLAAALYKFWRWPTYMVYYDVNQTDVIFGFLAIILVLEATRRAIGWILPTIVTVFLLYGIKDAGFNWTRIAQYLYLDQGIFGIPFYVMTIYVFAFVFFGAFLLKIGVSDYITEFMISIFGPRPGGPAKAAVISSGMMGTVSGSSVANVLTTGTFTIPLMKKAGYPPEIAGAVEPVASTGGQLMPPVMGAAAFIMAQFLGVPYNKLIIAAVLPALIYYSGVYLFIDLETKRLGLKGMPREHFKPIKYFLRKLYILLPIVVITVALVWGIAPHIAAVSSLGIAIWVAWVSKDEIPGHEPLYVATVLITTLLMFTGRQHAKPVGVILLIIGLALIIMAITTDKVEFNEKFYISMLFIFLVALGKFLYMRKEEILLMSGVFGIIFSLIVGYKSKTEGGKAMYSATYESMISAGKTSTTVMLAAASAGLIQGVLTMTGLVTSLGYRLVDLAGGNLLLLLMMAMIFSLILGMGVPTTANYVITSLVAAPAVFNAVANNPVYSASVPGYATPIALLAAHFFVFYFGILADLTPPVALAAYAGSALAGGDFWKTATNSVKYALAGYIGPYIYFTHPEMFLITVQQWTPEVALRVLYYFIATILIMYLLSIAITGYYKKPIRKELRVIFGALGLVGATLHPIPIALVVLSIMGVILYARKS; encoded by the coding sequence ATGGGAGAGAATCTTGAAAAAATCGAAAAGAAAATAGCACTCGAAAAAACGAGAACACTACCACCAAAGCTGGAAAACGTGGTAAAGGCTGCAGCAATACTCATAGGTATCTTCGAGATACTGTTTATATTTAACTTTACATTTACAGTATATTCCCTATTTGACAGATTAGGCATAAGAATCGAAATTTTAAAGCTTGATTTTCAGGATCAGCAGGTAATGGCGTTTGTTTTGGGCATGATATTTGTTATAGCATTCCTTAGATACCCAATAATAAAGAAGGACAAGTATCTCAAAAAAGTGCAGCTAATAGACTACATCTTAATACTCCTTGGATTAGCAGCCGCACTATATAAATTCTGGAGATGGCCGACATATATGGTGTACTATGACGTTAACCAGACAGATGTTATATTTGGCTTTCTTGCCATAATCCTGGTCTTAGAAGCCACCAGAAGAGCAATAGGATGGATCCTGCCAACAATAGTCACTGTATTCCTTCTCTATGGTATAAAAGATGCGGGTTTCAACTGGACACGCATAGCCCAGTATCTCTACCTCGATCAGGGTATTTTTGGTATCCCATTCTACGTCATGACAATCTACGTCTTTGCGTTCGTATTCTTTGGGGCATTCTTGCTGAAAATTGGAGTAAGTGACTACATCACCGAATTCATGATATCAATATTTGGCCCAAGACCTGGAGGTCCTGCAAAGGCAGCTGTTATCTCAAGTGGTATGATGGGAACAGTAAGCGGAAGTTCAGTTGCCAACGTTCTAACAACAGGAACATTCACAATCCCACTTATGAAAAAAGCAGGTTATCCGCCAGAGATCGCCGGTGCCGTTGAACCCGTGGCTTCAACTGGAGGTCAGCTGATGCCTCCAGTGATGGGTGCGGCTGCATTTATCATGGCACAGTTTCTTGGTGTCCCATATAATAAGCTTATCATTGCAGCAGTACTGCCGGCATTGATCTATTACTCAGGGGTCTATCTGTTCATTGATCTTGAGACTAAACGCTTAGGATTGAAGGGAATGCCAAGAGAACACTTTAAACCTATTAAATACTTCCTAAGGAAACTATATATACTGTTACCAATCGTTGTAATTACCGTTGCGTTGGTATGGGGAATTGCTCCACACATTGCAGCAGTTTCTTCATTGGGTATTGCAATTTGGGTTGCATGGGTTTCAAAAGATGAAATTCCTGGACATGAACCACTTTATGTGGCAACAGTTCTTATTACAACCCTCCTAATGTTCACAGGAAGACAGCATGCAAAACCTGTGGGGGTTATTCTCCTGATAATCGGTCTGGCACTAATCATCATGGCAATTACAACAGACAAAGTAGAGTTCAACGAAAAATTCTACATAAGCATGCTGTTCATATTCCTTGTGGCACTTGGAAAGTTCCTCTATATGAGAAAAGAAGAAATCCTTTTAATGAGTGGTGTCTTTGGAATAATATTCTCCCTTATAGTGGGATACAAATCTAAAACAGAAGGCGGCAAAGCAATGTATTCAGCAACTTATGAGTCCATGATAAGTGCAGGTAAGACAAGCACAACAGTTATGCTTGCAGCAGCAAGTGCTGGTTTAATTCAAGGTGTCCTTACAATGACAGGTCTGGTAACGTCTCTTGGATACAGACTTGTTGATTTAGCCGGAGGAAACCTACTGTTGCTCTTAATGATGGCAATGATATTCAGCCTAATACTTGGTATGGGTGTGCCAACAACCGCAAACTACGTTATCACGTCATTGGTAGCGGCTCCAGCAGTCTTTAACGCTGTGGCAAACAATCCAGTTTACTCTGCATCGGTTCCAGGGTATGCAACCCCAATTGCACTGTTAGCAGCTCACTTCTTCGTGTTCTACTTTGGAATACTTGCTGATCTAACACCTCCAGTTGCCTTGGCAGCATACGCGGGTTCAGCATTAGCTGGAGGAGACTTCTGGAAAACCGCAACTAATTCGGTTAAATATGCCTTAGCCGGCTACATTGGACCATACATATACTTTACTCATCCAGAAATGTTCCTGATAACAGTCCAGCAGTGGACCCCGGAAGTTGCACTCAGAGTACTTTACTACTTCATAGCAACAATACTCATAATGTATCTCCTATCAATAGCTATCACGGGTTACTATAAGAAACCAATAAGAAAAGAACTCAGGGTTATCTTTGGTGCACTTGGATTAGTAGGAGCGACATTACATCCAATTCCAATAGCCTTGGTTGTGCTTTCAATTATGGGTGTTATATTATATGCAAGAAAATCTTGA
- a CDS encoding DUF3194 domain-containing protein, whose translation MTKRVIHIGLPELGEDELIALGELAQETAIEYIFEHLARSEVKDIEVTARINKEETLDLELEIYLEVPIFVKVDVDKLVEEALELAYEKVEERLREIAGQNKT comes from the coding sequence ATGACAAAAAGGGTTATTCACATTGGACTACCAGAGCTCGGTGAAGATGAGCTCATTGCTTTAGGGGAGTTAGCTCAAGAGACTGCAATTGAGTACATATTTGAGCATCTGGCAAGGAGTGAAGTGAAGGACATAGAGGTTACAGCCAGAATAAACAAGGAAGAGACACTTGATTTGGAGCTTGAGATATACCTTGAGGTACCAATATTTGTGAAGGTTGATGTTGATAAGCTGGTTGAAGAGGCTTTGGAATTAGCCTATGAAAAAGTTGAGGAAAGGTTGAGGGAAATTGCGGGGCAAAATAAAACTTAA
- a CDS encoding TAXI family TRAP transporter solute-binding subunit, with protein MRRWKALGLVFVLVLALVAAGCTQKTTTTGTQTQAPIVTKNEEGKYEITIYTGSGPGSVYFAIGSMLAKVINKKSNLIAAKAVTSGASVANCKAIGKGEAQVAIAQNDVTWYAWEGKYQFEGNPIKVLRGIGTLYPEPVQIVVRADSDIKTLQDLAGKKVVVGAAGSGVAATAERVLKAAGVWDKIEPVYQTFEEAAQSLVLGQVDAEFTVIAYPAPAIDQIAVKVPVRLIPIPDDVIKKLHDQGYPFYVKVIIPKGTYKGMTEDTQTIAVKATLVVHKDLPDEVVYEITKILYENIDELAKAHQVAKQIDMKHAFDGLMIPLHPGAVKYYEEHGIKVPDNLKG; from the coding sequence ATGAGAAGGTGGAAAGCCTTAGGTTTGGTTTTTGTTTTGGTGTTGGCCTTAGTAGCCGCAGGATGTACCCAAAAAACAACTACAACCGGCACACAAACTCAAGCACCGATTGTGACAAAGAACGAAGAAGGAAAGTACGAAATTACCATCTATACCGGCTCTGGTCCTGGTAGCGTCTATTTTGCAATTGGTTCAATGCTTGCAAAAGTTATAAACAAAAAGAGTAACCTAATTGCCGCAAAAGCCGTCACAAGTGGAGCAAGTGTTGCTAACTGTAAAGCAATAGGAAAAGGAGAAGCCCAAGTTGCTATAGCTCAGAATGATGTTACCTGGTATGCTTGGGAAGGAAAATATCAGTTCGAGGGCAACCCAATTAAGGTTCTCAGAGGTATAGGAACCCTCTATCCAGAACCTGTCCAGATTGTTGTAAGAGCCGACAGCGACATCAAAACACTCCAAGACTTGGCCGGTAAGAAGGTTGTCGTTGGTGCCGCAGGTAGCGGTGTTGCTGCAACAGCCGAGAGAGTTCTCAAGGCAGCTGGAGTCTGGGACAAAATTGAACCAGTTTACCAGACCTTCGAGGAAGCTGCTCAAAGCTTAGTCCTTGGACAGGTAGATGCTGAGTTCACAGTTATTGCATATCCTGCACCAGCAATTGATCAGATTGCAGTTAAGGTCCCAGTTAGATTAATTCCAATCCCGGACGATGTCATTAAAAAGCTTCATGACCAGGGATATCCCTTCTATGTTAAGGTAATTATTCCAAAAGGAACATACAAAGGAATGACCGAAGACACACAAACAATTGCAGTCAAAGCAACACTTGTCGTTCACAAAGACTTGCCAGACGAAGTTGTTTATGAGATTACTAAGATACTCTATGAGAACATTGATGAATTAGCCAAGGCTCACCAAGTTGCAAAGCAGATCGACATGAAGCATGCCTTTGATGGTCTTATGATACCACTCCACCCAGGAGCCGTCAAATATTATGAAGAACACGGCATAAAAGTTCCAGACAACCTTAAGGGATGA
- a CDS encoding RNA ligase partner protein: MIRFVLDTSIFVNPDVRAKFGKTPTEAMKKFLEYAEKLFGKVEFYMSPGIYREIMHFVDESEVSPDVELYIIKKPPNVHDIKIPAFVVYELIEDIRRRIDKGLRVAEKAVRESVLDTDNVDKIIQKLRRNYRKALREGIVDSKEDFELILLAKELDAIIVSADVGILTWAEKMGIKWVDAAKFKEVLDELVEKVGKS; this comes from the coding sequence ATGATTCGCTTTGTCCTTGATACCAGTATTTTTGTCAATCCAGATGTCAGGGCAAAATTCGGCAAAACACCAACTGAGGCCATGAAGAAGTTTTTGGAATATGCTGAAAAGCTGTTTGGTAAGGTTGAATTTTATATGTCTCCCGGAATTTATAGGGAGATTATGCACTTCGTTGATGAGAGCGAGGTTTCTCCTGATGTTGAGCTTTACATAATAAAGAAGCCTCCAAACGTTCATGACATCAAAATTCCGGCTTTTGTGGTCTATGAGCTGATTGAAGACATTAGACGGAGAATTGATAAAGGGTTGAGAGTTGCGGAGAAAGCTGTTAGAGAGAGTGTTCTCGACACCGATAATGTTGATAAGATTATCCAAAAGCTCCGTAGAAACTACAGAAAAGCTCTAAGAGAGGGAATAGTGGACAGCAAAGAAGATTTTGAGCTGATTTTATTGGCTAAAGAGCTCGATGCAATAATAGTTTCAGCGGATGTTGGTATTCTAACATGGGCTGAAAAGATGGGAATTAAATGGGTAGATGCTGCCAAGTTCAAAGAAGTGTTGGATGAGCTCGTGGAGAAGGTTGGAAAAAGTTAA
- a CDS encoding class III signal peptide-containing protein encodes MRGQAAIEYLFMILVALLIVSLVIRYIKNIANEAGQTIENATRVLLRELQSSYSNIGK; translated from the coding sequence TTGAGAGGGCAAGCGGCAATTGAATATTTGTTCATGATTTTAGTGGCACTACTCATAGTAAGCTTAGTTATACGATACATAAAGAACATAGCCAATGAAGCTGGTCAGACAATAGAAAATGCCACAAGGGTATTATTGAGAGAGCTTCAGAGTTCCTATTCAAATATTGGAAAATAA
- a CDS encoding aldo/keto reductase translates to MKRVIPFNDLKKIGNDKVTAVGMGTWGIGGRERADYSRDKESIEALRYGLDLGINLIDTAEFYGAGHSEEIVGNAIKEYERDSIFIISKVWPTNFGYEKAKKAARNSARRLGTYIDLYLLHWPIDDFERIKETLWALEDLVDEGIIRYIGVSNFDLELLKRSQEIMRKYEIVANQVKYSLMDRRVERTGLLEYMKKENIALIAYTPLEKGQLARNPCLAKIGEKYSRTAAQVALNYLIWHENVIAIPKASNKEHLKENFGAMGWRLSEEDLKRARECV, encoded by the coding sequence GTGAAGAGGGTAATTCCGTTTAATGACTTAAAGAAAATCGGAAATGACAAGGTTACAGCAGTAGGGATGGGCACATGGGGGATAGGTGGAAGAGAAAGGGCAGATTATTCAAGAGATAAAGAGAGTATTGAAGCTTTACGCTACGGCCTAGATTTAGGTATTAACTTAATTGACACTGCTGAATTCTATGGTGCTGGACATAGCGAAGAAATAGTCGGAAATGCCATTAAGGAATATGAAAGGGATAGTATTTTCATCATCAGCAAAGTTTGGCCCACCAATTTTGGTTATGAAAAAGCAAAGAAAGCCGCTCGGAACAGTGCAAGGAGGCTTGGAACATATATTGATCTTTATTTGCTCCACTGGCCAATTGATGATTTTGAGAGGATCAAAGAGACTTTATGGGCGCTGGAGGATTTGGTTGATGAAGGGATTATACGCTACATTGGTGTCAGCAACTTTGATTTGGAGCTCTTGAAGAGAAGCCAGGAGATCATGAGAAAATACGAAATTGTAGCAAACCAAGTGAAGTATTCCCTCATGGATAGACGAGTTGAAAGAACAGGCCTTCTTGAATATATGAAAAAGGAGAATATAGCTCTAATAGCATACACACCGCTGGAAAAGGGACAGTTAGCTCGAAATCCATGCTTAGCCAAAATAGGGGAAAAATACAGCAGAACGGCTGCTCAAGTTGCACTGAACTATTTAATTTGGCACGAAAATGTAATTGCAATCCCCAAGGCAAGCAATAAAGAACATTTAAAAGAGAACTTCGGTGCTATGGGCTGGCGTTTGAGTGAAGAGGATTTAAAGAGAGCGAGAGAATGTGTTTAG
- the pcc1 gene encoding KEOPS complex subunit Pcc1, with protein sequence MNKIKGTIEIEFPSEEIAKIVYESVLFEHLSVPYRRSEIEFKREGNKIVLHFTAQDNSALRGTLNSYLRWIKVAMDVAEL encoded by the coding sequence ATGAACAAGATAAAGGGAACCATAGAAATTGAGTTCCCAAGTGAAGAGATTGCAAAAATTGTTTACGAGAGCGTTCTTTTTGAGCATTTAAGTGTTCCCTATCGAAGAAGTGAAATTGAGTTTAAGAGGGAAGGGAATAAAATTGTTTTGCACTTCACGGCTCAAGATAACTCAGCTCTAAGGGGAACTCTCAATTCCTATTTAAGATGGATTAAAGTTGCTATGGATGTTGCAGAGCTTTAG
- a CDS encoding tRNA-binding protein — translation MWNTSKDYRLLTAEKAVELFLKTIEHAKFKGRWDKKKAIKLAKEMIPELQAMRYSYLDPKELIDTPQMEALKEKAQGIIEALGGEEWHHKFLSLADKSEKEKVEEAVAKVRFFLNTILNLDKRLALGKINDPVIAVDIKVGEVMSVGKHPNADRLLVCNVNIGDRAITVVTNDLTVKEGNRVAVALLPPVNFRGIVSEGMFLGAGEGVLKDVKGEIGGLPKGIPLDALKETRNLVEAFLKS, via the coding sequence ATGTGGAACACGAGTAAGGATTACCGCTTACTCACCGCAGAAAAAGCGGTTGAGCTGTTCTTAAAGACAATTGAACATGCCAAATTTAAAGGCAGATGGGACAAGAAGAAGGCGATAAAGTTGGCCAAGGAAATGATTCCCGAGCTGCAGGCAATGAGATACTCATATCTTGATCCCAAGGAACTCATTGATACTCCACAAATGGAGGCTCTTAAAGAGAAAGCCCAAGGGATAATTGAGGCATTAGGTGGAGAGGAGTGGCATCACAAATTCTTAAGCTTGGCTGACAAGAGTGAAAAAGAGAAAGTGGAGGAAGCAGTTGCTAAAGTTAGATTTTTCCTCAACACAATACTTAATTTGGACAAGAGATTAGCTTTAGGAAAAATCAATGACCCAGTAATTGCCGTGGATATAAAAGTCGGTGAGGTCATGAGCGTAGGAAAGCATCCAAATGCTGATAGACTTTTGGTTTGTAATGTGAACATTGGGGATAGGGCGATAACAGTTGTTACAAATGATTTAACAGTTAAAGAAGGGAACAGAGTAGCTGTTGCTTTGTTGCCGCCAGTGAATTTCAGAGGAATTGTCAGCGAAGGAATGTTTCTTGGTGCTGGAGAAGGAGTGCTGAAAGATGTGAAAGGAGAAATTGGAGGATTACCTAAGGGGATTCCGCTCGATGCCTTGAAAGAGACAAGGAACTTAGTGGAGGCATTCTTGAAAAGCTAA